From Microbacterium sp. LWH11-1.2, one genomic window encodes:
- a CDS encoding SLC13 family permease, with the protein MGTTRRRIGAGTVIVLALVAVAAVALVAGILPRADAGALGLRVAPVLGFVVAITIVAELARDAGVFDVLAQRLARWGRGRVIALWASVVALAVVSTVFLSLDTTAVIVTPVVVVLAQSIGVSPLPFALATVWLANTASLALPVSNLTNLLAAPAIGADPAAFLALSWAPTLVGVLIPVAILTVAHRRTLFGAYRVPQPGTPSDRVLFWGAVGVLVVLLPLLTFTHDVWIPATVAALSMLALFAVRRRHVLRLGLVPWQALGLAAALFVLVETAHANGILDFLTDVAPDGHGVAALLQLAAMGALTANGVNNLPAYLILEPAAGDPVALMALLIGVNLGPLITPWASLATLLWHHRVVALGVTISWPRFMLWGVVVAVPTVVVAALALVLVAA; encoded by the coding sequence GTGGGTACGACCAGGCGGCGGATCGGGGCGGGGACGGTGATCGTCCTCGCGCTCGTCGCCGTGGCAGCGGTCGCGCTCGTCGCCGGCATCCTTCCGAGAGCGGATGCCGGCGCCCTCGGCCTCCGCGTCGCCCCGGTGCTGGGATTCGTGGTGGCCATCACGATCGTCGCCGAGCTCGCTCGTGATGCCGGCGTGTTCGATGTGCTCGCGCAGCGGCTCGCCCGCTGGGGGCGCGGTCGCGTCATCGCACTGTGGGCCTCGGTGGTCGCGCTCGCCGTGGTCAGTACGGTGTTCCTGTCGCTCGACACCACGGCCGTGATCGTGACGCCGGTCGTGGTGGTGCTCGCGCAGAGCATCGGCGTCTCCCCGCTGCCGTTCGCGCTCGCGACGGTGTGGCTCGCGAACACGGCATCCCTCGCACTGCCCGTGTCGAACCTCACGAATCTGCTCGCTGCTCCCGCGATCGGTGCCGACCCCGCCGCGTTCCTCGCGCTCAGCTGGGCTCCGACGCTGGTCGGAGTGCTCATCCCGGTCGCGATCCTCACGGTCGCCCACCGCCGCACGCTGTTCGGCGCCTATCGGGTGCCGCAGCCGGGCACGCCTTCCGACCGTGTGCTGTTCTGGGGTGCGGTCGGCGTGCTGGTGGTACTGCTGCCTCTGCTGACCTTCACGCATGACGTCTGGATCCCCGCAACGGTGGCGGCGCTGTCGATGCTCGCGCTGTTCGCCGTGCGTCGGCGGCACGTCCTGCGGCTCGGGCTGGTGCCATGGCAAGCCCTGGGACTGGCGGCCGCGCTGTTCGTGCTTGTCGAGACAGCCCACGCCAACGGCATCCTGGACTTCCTGACGGACGTCGCGCCGGACGGTCACGGGGTGGCGGCGCTCCTCCAGCTCGCCGCGATGGGCGCCCTCACCGCCAACGGCGTGAACAACCTCCCCGCCTATCTCATCCTCGAGCCCGCCGCCGGCGATCCCGTCGCGCTGATGGCGCTCCTGATCGGCGTGAATCTGGGGCCGCTCATCACCCCCTGGGCTTCCCTCGCGACGCTCCTGTGGCATCACCGCGTCGTCGCGCTCGGCGTCACGATCAGCTGGCCGCGCTTCATGCTCTGGGGCGTCGTCGTGGCCGTGCCGACGGTCGTGGTCGCCGCGCTGGCGCTGGTCCTCGTCGCGGCGTGA
- a CDS encoding ThuA domain-containing protein: MTSRRALIVRGGWAGHQPVETTDVFLPFLEGNGYDVRIEESSEIYADAAAMAEIDLIVQSVTMSEISGAAVRGLRDAVLAGTGFAGWHGGIVDSYRANSDYLQLVGGQFVKHPAKAQDQILGDGADSFLPHTIDITDLGRDHEITRGIDDFALTTEQYWVLHDDLNDVLATTTHPARPDQPWHRPVTSPAIWTRLWGAGRVFVATPGHDPEVLRDANVRTVVERGLLWASRGTST, encoded by the coding sequence ATGACCTCACGCAGAGCCTTGATCGTGCGCGGCGGCTGGGCCGGGCATCAGCCGGTGGAGACGACGGATGTGTTCCTCCCGTTCCTCGAGGGCAACGGCTACGACGTCAGGATCGAGGAGTCGAGCGAGATCTATGCGGATGCCGCCGCCATGGCGGAGATCGACCTGATCGTGCAGTCGGTGACCATGTCGGAGATCTCCGGCGCCGCTGTGAGGGGTCTGCGCGATGCCGTTCTCGCCGGAACCGGATTCGCGGGCTGGCACGGCGGCATCGTCGATTCGTACCGTGCCAACTCGGACTACCTGCAGCTGGTCGGCGGGCAGTTCGTGAAGCACCCGGCGAAGGCGCAGGATCAGATCCTCGGCGACGGCGCCGACAGCTTCCTGCCGCACACGATCGACATCACCGATCTCGGCCGCGATCACGAGATCACGCGCGGCATCGACGACTTCGCACTCACCACCGAGCAGTACTGGGTGCTGCACGACGACCTCAACGACGTGCTGGCCACGACGACGCATCCCGCCCGACCCGATCAGCCCTGGCACCGGCCGGTCACCTCACCGGCGATCTGGACGCGGCTCTGGGGCGCCGGCCGCGTCTTCGTCGCCACCCCCGGCCACGATCCGGAGGTGCTCCGCGACGCCAACGTGCGCACGGTCGTGGAACGCGGCCTGCTGTGGGCGAGTCGCGGGACTTCGACGTAA
- a CDS encoding APC family permease, producing MPSAGVVSPDVSDEIKDGADAPPRAKRILIGDPLTSEQVEDQLLPKKMALPIFASDALSSVAYAPQELVMILLIGGLTFLSFTPLVAAAVVLLLIVVVLSYRQLIKAYPSGGGDYEVASKNLGEIPGVIVAAALLVDYVLTVAVSVASGVDNIISAVPGLDPLRVELAVGFVILIIIVNLRGVREASLVFAIPTYVFIGSVGFMIVTGLVRTFLGDAPIASSAEFSVQAENLSQAAVILLILRAFSSGCSALTGVEAVSNGVPAFRTPKVRNAQSTLVLMGSIAACLFAGLTALALITGVHYAENPCDLIGFDCTNPQPSLMAQIASATFGGGSILFFIVQAATACVLLLAANTAFNGFPLLGAVLARDGYAPKSLNTRGDRLVFSNGMILLGIGAIIVLVVFQARLTTLIQLYIIGVFVSFSLGQIGMVRHWRRVLRGPAEHHPGDAVDGAAASDRRSAKVGLIINSAGAVMTVAVLLIVTITKFTHGAYLVFFAIPILAFLMMGVKRYYRDVDHEIAIDDTTRFGATGDVAIVMVSKLQKPVAKAVDYAVAAKHGKTIAVHVAVDADAATELQKQWADHLMPIPLVILESPYRSFAQPVTQFIKQYRAKHGSSVVTVYLPQYIVGHWWESFLHNRRARRLANQLMLVHGVSITLVPWLLDSSELIYGRRSRPLPGQERAGRPVVVSGRRAHRPEGPPQT from the coding sequence ATGCCGTCGGCAGGCGTAGTGTCGCCGGACGTGTCAGACGAAATCAAGGACGGCGCGGATGCACCTCCGCGCGCCAAGCGCATCCTCATCGGCGACCCGCTGACGAGCGAGCAGGTCGAGGACCAGCTGCTCCCGAAGAAGATGGCGCTGCCGATCTTCGCGTCGGACGCGCTGAGCTCCGTGGCCTACGCGCCGCAGGAGCTCGTGATGATCCTCCTGATCGGCGGGCTCACGTTCCTGTCGTTCACGCCGCTGGTCGCCGCCGCGGTCGTCCTGCTGCTGATCGTCGTTGTGCTCAGCTACCGGCAGCTCATCAAGGCCTACCCGTCGGGAGGTGGCGACTACGAGGTCGCCTCGAAGAACCTCGGCGAGATCCCCGGCGTGATCGTCGCGGCCGCTCTTCTCGTCGACTACGTGCTCACGGTGGCCGTCTCGGTCGCCTCGGGCGTGGACAACATCATCTCGGCCGTCCCTGGTCTCGATCCCCTGCGCGTGGAGCTGGCGGTCGGATTCGTGATCCTGATCATCATCGTGAACCTCCGCGGCGTGCGCGAGGCGTCTCTGGTCTTCGCCATCCCGACCTACGTGTTCATCGGCTCGGTCGGCTTCATGATCGTGACCGGTCTGGTGCGCACGTTCCTCGGTGACGCCCCCATCGCCTCGAGCGCCGAGTTCTCGGTGCAGGCCGAGAACCTCAGCCAAGCCGCGGTCATCCTGCTCATCCTCCGCGCGTTCTCGAGCGGATGCTCCGCCCTCACGGGCGTGGAGGCCGTGTCGAACGGCGTTCCCGCGTTCCGCACTCCCAAGGTGCGCAACGCGCAGTCGACCCTCGTGCTGATGGGCTCGATCGCCGCCTGCCTGTTCGCCGGGCTCACCGCTCTGGCCCTGATCACCGGCGTGCACTACGCCGAGAACCCGTGCGACCTCATCGGCTTCGACTGCACAAATCCGCAGCCCAGCCTGATGGCGCAGATCGCCAGCGCGACGTTCGGCGGCGGCAGCATCCTGTTCTTCATCGTCCAGGCGGCGACCGCCTGCGTGCTGCTGCTCGCGGCGAACACGGCGTTCAACGGCTTCCCTCTGCTGGGTGCGGTGCTCGCCCGCGACGGCTACGCGCCGAAGTCACTGAACACCCGCGGCGACCGCCTGGTGTTCTCGAACGGCATGATCCTGCTCGGCATCGGCGCCATCATCGTCCTCGTGGTGTTCCAGGCGCGGCTGACGACGCTGATCCAGCTGTACATCATCGGCGTCTTCGTGTCGTTCTCTCTCGGCCAGATCGGCATGGTGCGGCACTGGCGGCGGGTTCTGCGCGGACCCGCCGAACACCACCCCGGTGACGCGGTCGACGGGGCCGCGGCATCCGATCGCCGCTCCGCCAAGGTGGGACTCATCATCAACTCCGCCGGCGCCGTGATGACGGTGGCGGTGCTGCTGATCGTGACGATCACCAAGTTCACCCACGGCGCGTACCTGGTGTTCTTCGCGATCCCGATCCTCGCCTTCCTGATGATGGGCGTGAAGCGCTACTACCGCGACGTCGATCACGAGATCGCGATCGACGACACCACCCGCTTCGGGGCGACGGGCGACGTCGCGATCGTGATGGTCAGCAAGCTGCAGAAGCCCGTCGCGAAGGCCGTCGACTACGCCGTCGCCGCGAAGCACGGCAAGACGATCGCGGTCCACGTCGCCGTCGATGCGGATGCCGCCACCGAGCTGCAGAAGCAGTGGGCGGATCACCTGATGCCGATCCCGCTCGTGATCCTCGAATCGCCGTACCGGTCGTTCGCGCAGCCGGTCACGCAGTTCATCAAGCAGTACCGGGCGAAGCACGGCTCCTCGGTCGTGACCGTCTACCTGCCGCAGTACATCGTGGGGCACTGGTGGGAGTCGTTCCTGCACAACCGCCGCGCCCGGCGACTCGCCAACCAGCTCATGCTCGTCCACGGGGTGTCGATCACCCTCGTGCCCTGGCTGCTGGATTCGTCCGAGCTCATCTACGGCCGACGCTCCCGCCCCCTGCCGGGCCAGGAGCGCGCCGGTCGCCCGGTCGTGGTGTCGGGCCGTCGCGCACATCGCCCGGAGGGCCCGCCGCAGACGTGA